The following coding sequences lie in one Methanocella sp. genomic window:
- a CDS encoding DUF99 family protein, whose product MGVLRLHLKPEIRILGIDDSPLLSRDILVVGAVMRGGDWLEGVVRTSIIKDGMDATGRLTEMVTRSKHYGQIRVVMLNGITMGGFNVVDMEALSKVTGTPVISIMRRLPDMESIKSALNNLSEPDYRYGLILKAGKAVEVPTERGEPVYVQYKGIDEASAVEIVRSSSTHSRIPEPIRVAHLIATGIVLGESSRRV is encoded by the coding sequence ATGGGGGTGCTACGGCTGCACCTGAAGCCGGAAATCCGAATCCTGGGCATTGATGACTCGCCCCTGCTTTCCAGGGATATCCTCGTGGTCGGGGCCGTCATGCGGGGCGGCGACTGGCTTGAGGGCGTTGTCCGCACCAGTATTATAAAGGATGGCATGGATGCGACCGGGCGCCTGACTGAGATGGTCACGAGGAGCAAGCACTATGGCCAGATCCGCGTCGTCATGCTCAACGGCATCACCATGGGCGGGTTCAACGTGGTCGACATGGAGGCGCTCTCAAAGGTGACAGGGACGCCTGTAATCAGTATCATGCGCAGGCTGCCAGACATGGAAAGCATCAAAAGCGCCCTGAACAATCTTAGCGAACCCGACTACAGGTATGGCCTGATATTAAAAGCCGGTAAGGCCGTCGAAGTGCCAACGGAAAGAGGGGAGCCTGTCTACGTGCAATATAAGGGCATCGACGAGGCGAGCGCCGTCGAGATCGTCCGCTCCAGCTCCACGCACAGCCGCATACCGGAGCCCATTCGCGTGGCACATTTAATCGCTACCGGCATTGTACTGGGGGAATCCAGCCGCCGGGTCTAA
- a CDS encoding 2,3-bisphosphoglycerate-independent phosphoglycerate mutase: MSDVANKIILIVLDGASDRPVGGKTPLAEAGMRNLDRLANGGINGIMDTVGPGIRPGSDTSHLAILGYDPYKYYTGRGPFEAAGVGIDVKGGDIAFRVNFATVENGLVTDRRAGRISDTDQLAGAINEQVKVPGVDIIFKRSTGHRAALVLRGKGLSSAITDTDPKKEGNPIKECHATDDTPEAKHTAEVVNSISSQVLNILDGMPANQERKKQGLPPGNAILIRGAGVVPHIPPFQERYGLKGAVVAAAGLIIGIGKMCGLEYLPTGSMEVESSGSSAKAKMNKALEALETYDFVLVNIKGADEAGHDGNFQKKTQFLSQTDAAFERLGQLKDVLIIVTADHSTPVSIKDHSADPVPILMHGPGVRMDDVAHYNELIAYKGGLHRIIGLDVMPIALDLINKTKKYGA, from the coding sequence ATGTCAGACGTAGCGAACAAGATCATTCTCATAGTGCTAGACGGCGCCTCGGACCGTCCTGTCGGCGGCAAGACGCCACTCGCCGAGGCCGGCATGCGAAACCTCGACCGGCTGGCTAACGGCGGCATCAACGGCATCATGGACACGGTCGGGCCGGGCATCCGGCCGGGCTCCGATACATCTCATCTCGCGATCCTGGGCTATGACCCTTACAAATACTACACTGGCCGCGGGCCTTTTGAGGCTGCGGGGGTGGGCATCGACGTGAAGGGCGGGGACATCGCATTCCGCGTTAATTTTGCGACGGTCGAGAATGGCCTTGTGACCGACCGAAGGGCGGGCCGGATATCTGATACGGACCAGCTCGCCGGCGCTATTAATGAGCAGGTCAAAGTGCCTGGCGTGGACATCATCTTCAAGCGGTCCACCGGCCATCGCGCGGCACTTGTCTTACGCGGAAAAGGCCTTTCCTCGGCTATAACCGACACCGACCCGAAAAAAGAGGGCAATCCCATCAAGGAATGCCACGCCACGGACGACACGCCCGAGGCAAAGCATACGGCTGAAGTAGTTAACAGCATTTCAAGCCAGGTCTTGAATATACTGGACGGCATGCCCGCAAATCAGGAAAGGAAAAAGCAGGGCCTCCCGCCCGGCAATGCCATACTCATCCGGGGCGCCGGTGTCGTTCCCCATATTCCGCCATTTCAGGAGCGCTATGGGCTGAAGGGCGCGGTCGTGGCGGCGGCCGGGCTCATCATCGGCATCGGCAAGATGTGCGGCTTAGAGTATTTACCAACCGGCAGCATGGAGGTCGAATCATCCGGCTCGTCGGCGAAGGCCAAGATGAATAAAGCGCTGGAAGCGCTCGAGACCTACGACTTCGTGCTGGTGAACATCAAGGGTGCCGACGAGGCCGGACACGACGGGAATTTCCAGAAAAAGACACAGTTCTTATCGCAGACGGACGCGGCCTTCGAGAGGCTCGGCCAGCTCAAGGACGTGCTTATCATCGTTACCGCCGACCACAGCACGCCCGTTTCCATAAAAGACCATTCCGCCGACCCGGTCCCCATCCTCATGCACGGGCCGGGCGTGCGCATGGACGATGTAGCCCATTATAATGAGCTGATCGCTTACAAAGGCGGGCTGCACCGGATAATAGGCCTGGACGTGATGCCCATTGCGCTGGATTTGATAAACAAAACTAAGAAATATGGGGCGTAA
- a CDS encoding radical SAM protein yields the protein MDELKVFDGGKSKFSHMTSAHPCFNEKAHFSTARIHLPVAPKCNIQCNFCNRKIDKCEHRPGVSGGIMKPQQAADRVDEALKEFNNLKVVGVAGPGESLANEETIESLRLVHERHPDLIKCIASNGLMLPEKVDELIKAGVSSVTVTINAYDPEVGAKIYQWVRYHNQTYRGVEGARILRDNQFKGVEMAAKAGLMVKVNTVLVPGVNSDQIEKIAKEAAARGAVLMNIIPMIPLYKFKDMTPPECKDLEEARAIAEKYLPQFRLCKQCRADACGVPGQEKSVSPAQRAASGEYYHA from the coding sequence ATGGATGAGCTAAAAGTGTTCGACGGCGGAAAGTCAAAATTCTCACACATGACCTCCGCTCACCCGTGCTTCAACGAGAAGGCCCACTTCTCGACGGCCAGGATCCACCTGCCCGTAGCGCCCAAGTGCAACATTCAATGTAATTTCTGTAACCGCAAGATCGACAAGTGCGAGCACCGCCCCGGCGTATCAGGGGGCATTATGAAGCCCCAGCAGGCGGCGGACCGCGTCGACGAAGCGCTCAAGGAGTTCAACAACCTCAAGGTCGTCGGCGTCGCCGGCCCGGGCGAGTCCCTCGCCAACGAGGAGACCATCGAGTCGCTCAGGCTGGTGCACGAGAGGCACCCGGACCTCATTAAGTGTATCGCCTCCAACGGCCTCATGCTCCCAGAAAAGGTCGACGAGCTGATCAAGGCCGGCGTTTCCAGCGTAACTGTGACCATCAACGCGTACGACCCCGAGGTGGGCGCAAAAATATACCAGTGGGTCCGGTACCATAACCAGACCTACCGTGGCGTCGAGGGCGCGAGGATTCTGCGGGACAACCAGTTCAAGGGCGTCGAAATGGCCGCGAAGGCGGGTCTCATGGTCAAGGTGAACACCGTGCTCGTGCCCGGAGTTAACAGCGACCAGATCGAGAAGATAGCGAAAGAGGCGGCCGCCCGGGGAGCCGTGTTAATGAACATCATCCCGATGATCCCTCTCTACAAGTTCAAGGATATGACGCCGCCCGAGTGCAAGGACCTCGAAGAGGCGCGCGCTATCGCCGAAAAATACCTGCCCCAGTTCAGGCTGTGCAAGCAGTGCAGGGCGGACGCCTGCGGCGTCCCGGGCCAGGAAAAGTCGGTCTCGCCGGCACAGCGTGCCGCCAGCGGCGAGTACTACCATGCATGA